A region of Desulfocurvibacter africanus subsp. africanus DSM 2603 DNA encodes the following proteins:
- a CDS encoding nucleotide sugar dehydrogenase, whose translation MKIQLLRKLQAKSACIGIVGLGYVGLPLAKLYLQKGFTVYGFDIDEKKVTALMEGRSYIEHVDARQFQAAGAQGVFVPTTDYSRASEVDALILCVPTPLNEHREPDLSFVINSLLSVLPHLKTGQVLSLESTTYPGTTHEELRPRIEERGFTIGQDFFLVFSPEREDPNNPKYNTNTIPKVCGGETDACLEVGLALYQSVIETIVPVSSTQAAEMTKILENTFRAVNIALVNELKIVAERMGLDIFEVIRAAATKPFGFMPFYPGPGLGGHCIPIDPFYLTWKAREYGVTTRFIELAGEVNTAMPDYVVGKIMAALNEHRKAVNGSRILVLGAAYKKNVDDTRESPGLALIAKLQGLGAQVDYSDPHVPVLPQVRKYSFDMRSVTLTPEILAGYDLVLVATDHDRFDWKLIEENARVIVDTRGRYPQAAGKIYRA comes from the coding sequence ATGAAAATTCAACTCCTCCGCAAGCTCCAAGCCAAATCCGCTTGCATCGGCATCGTCGGACTCGGCTACGTTGGCCTGCCGTTAGCCAAGCTTTACCTGCAGAAGGGCTTTACGGTATACGGCTTCGACATCGACGAGAAGAAGGTCACCGCCCTCATGGAGGGTCGCTCATACATTGAGCATGTCGATGCCAGGCAGTTCCAGGCAGCCGGTGCCCAGGGGGTATTCGTGCCCACCACCGACTACTCCCGCGCCTCTGAAGTTGACGCCCTCATCTTGTGCGTGCCCACTCCGCTCAATGAGCACCGGGAGCCTGACCTCTCTTTCGTGATCAACTCGCTCCTGTCCGTGCTCCCTCACCTGAAGACCGGCCAGGTTCTGTCGCTGGAGAGCACGACCTATCCGGGCACCACGCACGAGGAGCTGCGCCCGAGGATCGAAGAGCGCGGGTTTACCATTGGCCAAGACTTTTTCCTCGTATTCTCACCAGAGCGAGAAGATCCGAACAATCCAAAGTACAACACGAATACAATCCCAAAAGTTTGCGGCGGCGAGACCGACGCCTGCCTTGAGGTTGGGCTGGCGCTTTACCAGAGCGTCATTGAGACTATCGTGCCCGTTAGTTCGACCCAGGCTGCGGAAATGACCAAAATCCTTGAGAACACCTTCCGGGCCGTGAATATCGCGCTGGTCAATGAACTGAAGATCGTGGCCGAGCGCATGGGCTTGGATATCTTCGAAGTCATACGCGCCGCAGCCACCAAGCCGTTCGGTTTCATGCCTTTTTATCCTGGTCCAGGGCTTGGCGGGCACTGCATCCCTATCGACCCGTTCTACCTGACCTGGAAGGCCCGCGAGTATGGCGTGACCACCAGGTTCATTGAACTAGCCGGCGAAGTGAATACGGCCATGCCCGACTACGTGGTCGGCAAGATCATGGCTGCTCTCAACGAGCACAGAAAGGCCGTCAATGGCTCGCGCATCCTCGTGCTTGGGGCTGCCTACAAGAAGAACGTGGATGACACCCGCGAATCGCCAGGCTTGGCGCTTATTGCCAAGCTACAGGGACTTGGAGCCCAGGTCGATTACTCGGACCCACATGTGCCTGTCTTGCCCCAGGTGCGCAAGTACAGCTTCGACATGCGCAGCGTGACGCTCACCCCTGAAATTCTCGCAGGATACGACCTCGTGCTCGTGGCCACGGAT
- a CDS encoding glycosyltransferase family 4 protein has translation MKVLHITLSSAPGGGPEHVWQLVRQLITFGVCPMVAAPHGGPYWARFVDTVKEQHMLRMPERKLSGMALFRLVDYARSKGVDILHSHGKGAGLYGRLASLMTGIPCVHTYHGIHIQYKAPLRQMYILLEKLLGRVTSGAIAVSRGEGEQVGELRFSPLWRLHVVPNGVKVPDDIQPYASRGAFRVVHISRFDPVQKNSEALAGIALALRRLSGIDDVEFILIGEGERLAKLKEAVRAANLERHFRFEGFQPNPRSYLQGAGCYLSTSRWEGMPLAVLEAMAEGVPVVASDVVGNRDAVEHGMTGFLFPLDDHSAAARQIMVLKCDGALRQTMSKAAHQMARERFSLERMARETVKVYQEVLKA, from the coding sequence ATGAAGGTACTTCATATTACTCTATCGTCAGCTCCAGGGGGAGGCCCTGAACATGTGTGGCAGTTGGTTCGCCAACTGATCACGTTTGGTGTGTGTCCTATGGTTGCTGCTCCGCATGGGGGGCCATACTGGGCTCGCTTTGTGGATACTGTTAAAGAGCAGCACATGCTGCGCATGCCGGAGCGTAAGTTGTCAGGCATGGCTCTGTTCCGCTTAGTCGACTATGCTCGCAGCAAAGGGGTGGATATCTTACATTCCCACGGAAAGGGCGCGGGCTTGTATGGTAGACTGGCTTCCCTCATGACTGGAATTCCGTGCGTGCATACATATCATGGGATTCATATCCAATATAAAGCACCGTTGAGGCAAATGTACATTCTTCTGGAAAAGCTGCTGGGACGGGTTACGTCCGGGGCGATCGCTGTATCCAGGGGTGAAGGCGAGCAGGTGGGTGAATTGAGGTTTAGCCCACTGTGGCGTCTCCATGTGGTGCCCAACGGGGTCAAGGTTCCGGATGACATCCAGCCTTACGCCTCACGGGGAGCTTTCCGCGTGGTCCATATTTCGCGTTTTGATCCGGTGCAAAAGAACAGCGAGGCTTTGGCCGGGATCGCCTTGGCGCTCAGGAGGCTGTCGGGCATCGACGATGTGGAGTTCATCCTCATTGGCGAGGGCGAGCGTCTTGCAAAGCTGAAGGAGGCGGTACGGGCCGCCAATCTGGAGAGACATTTTCGTTTCGAAGGCTTTCAGCCCAACCCGAGGAGCTATCTGCAAGGGGCGGGCTGCTACCTGTCCACCTCACGCTGGGAGGGAATGCCCTTGGCAGTGCTGGAGGCGATGGCCGAGGGGGTTCCGGTCGTGGCCTCTGACGTGGTGGGCAATCGTGATGCCGTGGAGCACGGGATGACGGGATTCCTTTTCCCGCTGGATGATCATTCGGCCGCAGCGCGGCAGATCATGGTCCTGAAATGCGATGGGGCTTTACGGCAGACGATGAGTAAGGCGGCGCATCAGATGGCCCGGGAGCGCTTTAGCCTGGAGCGGATGGCGCGAGAGACCGTCAAGGTTTACCAGGAGGTTCTGAAAGCGTGA
- a CDS encoding glycosyltransferase family 2 protein encodes MLNYKGAADTLICVEALQRLETAPRRIIIVDNGSGEEEVARLKDGWTTLAQKHGGSAPVLYCEGDPLPEASKILLPLGENGGFSSGNNVGLRLAMQDECCRAFWLLNNDTEPAPDALDALCARLNQRQDAGFCGSTLCYAHEPDMVQCAGGCTLSPLTGVTAFLLGGKPLSAVISRDPEPIENGMAYVCGASLLARRGTLEGIGLLAEEYFLYYEDAEWGMRALRAGYGLAWAPASRVLHKEGGSSGAAGARDGRTPRRSRLVDYLSLRNRVWLMRNYYPAALPLTLLSYLGVILNRIKRGQIDRIGLVLVAAWDGLKGNIGKPRARLAAITLSEPPGKP; translated from the coding sequence GTGCTCAACTACAAGGGCGCTGCCGATACCCTGATCTGCGTGGAGGCCCTTCAGCGGCTTGAGACCGCTCCTCGGCGCATCATTATTGTGGATAATGGCTCGGGCGAAGAAGAAGTCGCACGTCTAAAGGATGGCTGGACGACTCTTGCGCAGAAGCATGGGGGGTCTGCCCCCGTGCTATATTGCGAGGGAGATCCGTTGCCCGAAGCCAGCAAAATCCTACTGCCCCTGGGAGAGAACGGAGGTTTCTCCAGTGGCAACAACGTGGGCTTGCGCTTAGCCATGCAGGATGAGTGTTGCCGAGCGTTCTGGCTGCTCAACAATGACACCGAGCCTGCGCCCGATGCCCTGGACGCCCTGTGCGCACGGCTCAACCAGCGGCAGGATGCCGGTTTCTGCGGCTCCACCCTGTGCTATGCGCACGAGCCGGACATGGTCCAATGCGCGGGAGGCTGTACCCTTTCGCCTCTGACGGGCGTCACGGCCTTCCTGCTCGGCGGGAAGCCGCTCTCCGCCGTGATCTCCAGGGATCCCGAGCCCATCGAGAACGGCATGGCCTACGTATGCGGGGCCTCGCTTCTCGCAAGGCGCGGGACACTGGAAGGAATCGGCCTGCTGGCCGAAGAGTATTTCCTCTATTACGAGGACGCCGAATGGGGCATGCGCGCTCTCAGGGCCGGGTACGGACTCGCCTGGGCTCCAGCAAGCCGCGTGCTCCACAAGGAAGGCGGAAGCAGTGGGGCCGCCGGGGCGCGGGATGGCCGTACCCCCAGGCGCAGCCGGCTTGTGGATTATCTGTCGCTCCGCAACAGGGTTTGGCTCATGCGCAATTACTACCCCGCCGCGCTGCCCCTCACGCTGCTCAGCTACCTGGGCGTGATCCTGAACCGGATCAAGCGGGGGCAGATCGACAGGATCGGCCTCGTGCTGGTCGCAGCCTGGGATGGCTTGAAGGGAAACATTGGCAAGCCCCGCGCCCGACTGGCGGCCATCACGCTTTCAGAACCTCCTGGTAAACCTTGA
- a CDS encoding glycosyltransferase family A protein, translating to MSRVSIVTPCHNDGVYLREAVESALAQTHQDKELIIVDDHSTDTKTLLTLEDLRTQGITVLSTPNGKYGPAAARNIGIIHATGDYILPLDADDIIDPSYLAKAVSVLDMHPEVAVCYCRADMFGLKSGSWNLPPFSFEELLLDNMIFATALFRKQEWVSVGGYDESLALGLEDHAFWLALLSNGAQAHRINEVLFHYRVKGASRTARMEIDQTRDQAALAVFRSHRRLYEKHTEALFIDCRRLREDRAQRECLLSWKLLAPVLRLEWRLRQRIKYHLGRG from the coding sequence ATGAGCCGTGTTTCCATTGTCACTCCTTGCCATAATGATGGGGTATACCTACGTGAAGCCGTAGAGAGCGCCCTCGCCCAGACCCATCAAGATAAAGAACTCATTATTGTCGATGATCATTCAACCGATACTAAGACATTGCTAACCCTTGAGGATCTACGCACTCAGGGAATAACAGTTCTGTCCACTCCCAATGGGAAGTATGGGCCTGCGGCAGCACGCAACATAGGCATCATCCATGCAACTGGTGATTACATACTACCACTTGATGCTGACGATATAATAGATCCAAGCTACTTAGCCAAGGCAGTCTCTGTCTTGGATATGCATCCAGAAGTAGCTGTGTGCTACTGTCGGGCGGACATGTTCGGTCTTAAAAGTGGCAGTTGGAATCTTCCTCCCTTCAGCTTCGAGGAACTGCTGCTGGATAATATGATCTTTGCTACGGCTCTTTTTCGTAAGCAGGAGTGGGTGTCCGTAGGCGGCTACGATGAATCGCTTGCACTGGGACTTGAAGATCATGCTTTCTGGCTGGCCCTGCTAAGCAATGGGGCGCAGGCACATAGAATCAATGAAGTGCTTTTTCATTACCGCGTGAAAGGAGCGTCGCGTACAGCGCGCATGGAAATTGATCAAACTAGAGATCAAGCCGCTCTGGCTGTATTCCGATCACATCGGCGATTATACGAGAAACATACTGAAGCGCTCTTCATAGATTGTCGTCGTCTGCGTGAAGATAGAGCCCAACGCGAATGCCTTTTATCCTGGAAGCTTCTCGCGCCGGTCCTCCGCCTTGAGTGGCGGTTGCGCCAGCGGATAAAGTATCATTTGGGGAGAGGCTGA
- a CDS encoding glycosyltransferase family 4 protein, which produces MRIGIVTTWFERGAAYVSRQYRDVLRHTGHEVFIYARSGERYAKGDPTWDTPEVTWGLHSPLPWITSMVREDFDSWLLREGIELVIFNEQQWFPPVLWAREANVPAVAYVDYYTEDSMPLFALYDALICNTKRHATAFDWHPHCLYIPWGTNTRLFQPSMEGCTGKDAPVFFHSAGVDPLRKGTDLVLEAFANIQGMSRLVIHSQWPLHKTLPSALPRIQELSLAGRLMLHEGEVSAPGLYHLGDVYVYPSRLEGIGLTQVEALACGLPLIVPDWPPMNEFVTPDSGRTVPVDRIWARTDGYYWPQCRVSVDNLTAAMQFYVDNFDSLPEARFRARAFAEAHHDWYSNAARLGDLLAHVRARPVTGAHWAAIWAFHRKNETCAYKLARVAPRTWCFLATIRRLLRHMKGTSQEATGTSQATMKDDYLLRL; this is translated from the coding sequence ATGCGTATAGGCATTGTAACCACCTGGTTTGAGCGCGGCGCAGCCTATGTGTCGCGACAGTATCGTGATGTGCTGCGGCATACCGGGCATGAGGTTTTCATCTACGCCCGCTCCGGTGAACGCTACGCCAAGGGCGACCCTACTTGGGACACGCCGGAGGTCACGTGGGGACTCCATTCCCCCTTGCCTTGGATAACATCCATGGTTCGGGAGGACTTTGACTCCTGGCTACTGCGAGAAGGAATAGAACTCGTCATCTTCAATGAACAGCAGTGGTTCCCGCCTGTGCTCTGGGCGCGTGAAGCTAACGTGCCTGCCGTAGCGTACGTTGACTACTACACCGAAGACTCGATGCCTTTATTTGCCCTATACGATGCCTTGATTTGCAACACAAAACGTCACGCCACCGCCTTTGACTGGCATCCTCATTGCTTATATATCCCATGGGGAACGAATACACGCCTCTTTCAGCCCAGCATGGAGGGCTGCACTGGAAAGGACGCTCCGGTTTTTTTTCACTCCGCCGGAGTCGACCCTCTCCGTAAGGGCACAGATTTGGTATTAGAAGCCTTCGCTAACATACAAGGAATGTCTAGGCTTGTAATCCATTCCCAATGGCCTCTCCATAAGACTCTGCCAAGCGCGTTACCTCGCATCCAAGAATTATCTCTTGCCGGCCGACTTATGCTTCATGAGGGCGAGGTGAGTGCACCTGGCCTCTATCATTTAGGTGATGTATATGTTTACCCATCACGGCTAGAAGGAATCGGCCTTACTCAAGTTGAGGCACTTGCCTGCGGCTTGCCCCTTATTGTACCGGATTGGCCGCCAATGAATGAGTTCGTCACCCCTGACAGCGGCCGTACCGTCCCCGTGGATCGGATATGGGCTCGCACCGATGGGTATTATTGGCCTCAATGCCGAGTTTCGGTTGATAATTTGACCGCAGCCATGCAGTTCTATGTGGATAACTTCGACAGCCTCCCCGAGGCTCGGTTTCGGGCCCGAGCCTTTGCCGAAGCGCATCACGACTGGTACTCCAATGCTGCACGTCTCGGAGATCTCTTAGCCCATGTCCGAGCCAGGCCAGTAACTGGGGCTCATTGGGCAGCCATATGGGCCTTCCACCGCAAGAACGAGACTTGCGCCTATAAGCTTGCGCGCGTGGCCCCAAGAACCTGGTGCTTCCTAGCCACGATTCGAAGGCTTCTGCGTCACATGAAAGGTACGTCACAAGAAGCAACTGGCACCAGCCAAGCTACTATGAAAGATGATTACCTGCTGCGCCTGTAA
- the wecB gene encoding non-hydrolyzing UDP-N-acetylglucosamine 2-epimerase — MRKILVLVGTRPEAVKMGPVVQELSRYPDRFRVRLCVSGQHREMLAQILADFSLVPDVNLDVMTQGQSLAGLSSRLFERIDCLLGVEQPDILLIQGDTTTVMVAALCAFYRGILCGHVEAGLRSGDIHAPFPEEVNRRIAGMTAGLHFAPTARAADTLQAEGVSVERIHVTGNTVIDALLWTADKVRENPPSLPDSVAIALTTRRPIVLITGHRRENFGLGFQNICQALSQLAYDFPNVIFLYPVHLNPNVRGPIFSILGDRENLILTEPLSYRQFVLLMQTAHFILTDSGGIQEEAPSLKKPVLVMRGVTERPEGVEAGVSRLVGTKVNDIVAGVSLLLTDTVAYRDMSSGTNPYGDGQAAKRIAQVLLTYFY; from the coding sequence ATGCGTAAAATTCTTGTCCTTGTGGGAACACGGCCCGAAGCCGTTAAAATGGGCCCTGTTGTGCAGGAGTTGAGTCGCTATCCCGACCGCTTCCGAGTACGACTATGCGTATCTGGACAGCATCGCGAGATGCTCGCTCAGATACTTGCGGACTTCTCTCTGGTGCCCGATGTCAATCTGGATGTTATGACTCAAGGTCAAAGCTTGGCAGGCCTGTCATCTCGACTGTTCGAGCGCATTGATTGCCTGCTAGGTGTCGAACAGCCAGATATACTCCTCATTCAAGGCGATACTACAACTGTGATGGTAGCCGCACTCTGCGCATTTTATCGCGGCATTTTGTGCGGCCATGTAGAAGCTGGACTGCGTAGCGGCGACATTCATGCCCCCTTTCCCGAGGAGGTCAATCGCCGCATTGCGGGTATGACAGCCGGCCTTCACTTTGCGCCAACCGCACGTGCTGCCGATACGCTTCAAGCTGAAGGCGTATCCGTGGAGCGCATCCACGTAACAGGTAACACTGTCATTGACGCCTTGCTTTGGACAGCAGATAAGGTTCGCGAGAATCCTCCGAGTTTGCCAGACAGTGTGGCCATCGCTCTCACAACAAGACGTCCGATAGTGCTCATTACCGGACACCGGCGCGAGAATTTCGGCTTAGGATTCCAAAACATCTGCCAAGCCCTAAGTCAGTTGGCTTACGATTTCCCTAATGTAATCTTCCTCTATCCGGTTCACCTCAATCCAAATGTACGGGGGCCGATCTTCTCCATACTGGGCGATCGAGAGAACCTGATCCTTACCGAACCACTTTCCTATCGTCAGTTTGTGCTTCTTATGCAGACAGCTCATTTTATCCTCACGGATTCAGGTGGAATCCAAGAAGAGGCACCATCCCTGAAGAAGCCGGTTCTTGTCATGCGTGGAGTAACGGAACGACCCGAAGGTGTCGAGGCCGGAGTCAGTAGACTGGTTGGTACCAAAGTTAATGACATTGTTGCTGGAGTGTCGCTTCTCCTTACTGACACAGTCGCTTATCGTGACATGTCATCGGGTACCAACCCCTATGGCGACGGCCAGGCGGCAAAACGAATTGCCCAAGTCTTGTTGACTTACTTCTATTGA
- a CDS encoding class I SAM-dependent methyltransferase — translation MLKYLKHVVSQNGLFGFYVESRYGNKVIDSIEQFYKNWQGYRSIEACEEQTGIDSKGCRFIKAYLYQKRRLGNYFFEADSPPQKFMRHAIIAQFPSIGPSSKILEIGPGNYPLFPPEDYPGWYGCDPFFDGEAICFRHHVWAKGRYCRERMRRGSWECLANTYPEKLQSFDLVTGSHSYEHTSRPLTAIRQAMSMLKPGGILAIFIPDGYSNDPSNQDPTHTFYATPELLEEFFSYAGGFENISIRSFRPNADLFVSAIRK, via the coding sequence ATGCTTAAATATCTAAAGCATGTTGTGAGTCAAAATGGTCTCTTTGGCTTTTACGTCGAGAGTCGATACGGCAATAAGGTCATTGATAGCATCGAACAATTCTATAAAAATTGGCAAGGATATCGTTCAATAGAGGCCTGCGAAGAGCAGACTGGGATTGATTCAAAAGGATGCCGATTTATTAAAGCTTATTTGTATCAAAAGAGGCGCTTGGGTAATTACTTCTTTGAGGCTGATTCTCCACCGCAAAAATTTATGCGGCATGCAATTATTGCTCAGTTTCCTTCGATAGGGCCAAGTTCCAAAATACTTGAAATAGGCCCTGGGAACTATCCACTTTTCCCACCTGAAGATTACCCAGGATGGTATGGTTGTGATCCTTTTTTTGATGGGGAAGCTATTTGCTTTCGACATCATGTTTGGGCTAAAGGGCGCTACTGCCGTGAACGTATGAGACGCGGTTCTTGGGAGTGCTTAGCTAATACCTATCCTGAGAAGCTACAGTCATTTGATTTAGTGACTGGGAGCCATTCCTATGAACATACCTCTCGTCCTTTGACTGCGATAAGACAGGCCATGTCGATGCTAAAACCTGGTGGTATCCTGGCTATTTTCATTCCCGATGGTTATTCAAATGACCCCTCTAACCAAGATCCTACTCACACATTCTATGCAACACCAGAATTACTTGAAGAATTCTTTTCATATGCTGGTGGTTTTGAGAATATATCTATTCGTTCTTTTCGTCCCAATGCAGATCTATTTGTTAGCGCAATTCGGAAATAG
- a CDS encoding glycosyltransferase family 4 protein — translation MSQDINCQAIAVCEPQCTGNSHEICNSGFLYVLSKAMPDRRIVFFANPEHIAAIKDCLALANLETNNIDYLPIRIPKTRVNPIEVVTNLIFFYRLLTNLKTRGINNLILLSVHSGNLLAIKILASLRFKTYKFSFLLHGIMEFASKRPSLYRCIRNPSIIWLHAFKYVLNFNKKLNMSYISLSPFNYNNFIKARILNVPLCTIHHPLIFKSRPRGHNNSQVNFAIIGQSHSGNFLKLVNELSESDNAACYNIFVLSNKLPIMRTAERFKFLANSKRLQRNEIDLYMKDVDILIFLYEKSAYNYSASGAFAEAIQYAKPILFLENDHLAYYNNLSNLSIGKSFTCIEDMANEIRSIATNMLIRKEWQQFAVNIATIRDSIDPVSNIKDFQKCLNI, via the coding sequence ATGTCTCAAGACATTAATTGCCAAGCCATAGCTGTTTGTGAACCACAGTGCACAGGTAATTCCCACGAAATTTGCAATTCAGGGTTTCTTTATGTACTAAGCAAGGCCATGCCAGATAGAAGAATAGTTTTTTTTGCCAATCCTGAACATATAGCTGCAATCAAAGATTGCCTTGCCTTAGCAAACTTAGAAACAAATAACATTGATTATCTTCCAATTAGGATTCCAAAGACACGAGTGAATCCAATAGAAGTTGTTACAAACCTAATTTTCTTCTATAGGTTGCTTACAAATCTTAAAACAAGAGGAATTAATAATCTAATACTTCTATCTGTCCATTCAGGAAATCTTTTAGCAATAAAGATTTTGGCTAGTCTAAGATTTAAGACATACAAGTTTTCATTTTTATTGCATGGCATAATGGAGTTTGCCAGTAAACGGCCTAGCCTATATCGCTGCATAAGGAATCCATCTATAATTTGGTTACATGCTTTTAAGTACGTTTTGAACTTTAATAAGAAATTGAATATGAGTTATATATCACTGTCCCCATTTAATTACAATAACTTTATCAAAGCACGAATTTTAAATGTGCCATTATGCACCATCCATCATCCATTAATCTTTAAAAGTAGACCAAGGGGGCATAATAACTCCCAAGTAAACTTTGCGATCATTGGTCAAAGTCATTCCGGGAATTTCCTCAAATTAGTAAATGAGCTATCTGAAAGCGACAATGCTGCTTGTTATAATATATTTGTGCTTAGCAATAAGTTACCTATCATGCGGACAGCGGAGCGATTCAAATTCCTAGCAAATTCAAAAAGGCTTCAGCGTAATGAAATTGACCTATACATGAAGGATGTCGATATACTAATTTTTCTTTATGAAAAGTCAGCATATAATTATTCTGCCAGTGGTGCATTTGCCGAGGCAATCCAGTATGCAAAACCTATTCTATTTCTAGAGAACGATCATCTGGCATACTATAACAATCTATCAAATCTTTCCATTGGTAAGTCATTTACATGCATTGAAGACATGGCTAACGAGATTAGATCGATTGCAACCAATATGCTCATACGAAAAGAGTGGCAGCAGTTTGCAGTTAATATCGCTACCATTAGGGACTCGATAGATCCAGTAAGCAATATCAAGGATTTTCAAAAATGCTTAAATATCTAA
- a CDS encoding glycosyltransferase family 2 protein, which yields MTQKKIPYEHNAGPIIMEPLLSVVMPVYNSYYYLPEAINSILTQTFHKFEFIIINDASTDDSQKIIDEFASLDTRIKVVINKQNLGVAGSLNKGISLARSSLIVRMDSDDCSMPNRLHELFEFMNANPEVVVCGSFMTIYETGALCTRPVENSYLHARLLFEVCFFHPTVIFRKPIIMEIAGGYSTDLAVEDYDLWVRLADNKDIKFANIPLSLLRYRVHSGQVSFRNYDKVFEQSSIIKKKQLVNLGIHLNDKEFSTFIDLNYCKRPHSTKNFLECAKLVEMLLQSNGFTKVYSTTALKLTLMQYWQAYGYACSPVVLANGILLVFIRTIFKFNFNTLYFRLAGISSLVLFKRVIGKIFRLLKISH from the coding sequence ATGACGCAAAAAAAAATCCCATATGAGCACAATGCGGGACCCATTATAATGGAGCCATTACTATCAGTTGTTATGCCTGTATATAATAGCTATTATTATTTACCAGAGGCAATAAATTCAATCTTAACACAGACTTTTCATAAGTTTGAATTCATAATCATTAATGATGCTTCGACAGATGATTCTCAAAAAATTATTGATGAATTCGCATCATTGGATACCAGGATTAAGGTGGTGATAAATAAACAGAACTTAGGAGTAGCTGGTTCCCTGAATAAGGGCATATCACTTGCTCGCTCATCATTGATAGTTCGCATGGATTCTGATGATTGTTCGATGCCTAATCGCTTACATGAACTGTTCGAGTTTATGAATGCTAATCCTGAAGTCGTTGTTTGTGGTAGTTTTATGACAATTTATGAAACTGGAGCTTTATGTACACGTCCAGTAGAAAATTCTTATCTGCATGCTCGACTTCTTTTTGAAGTTTGTTTTTTCCATCCAACAGTAATCTTTCGAAAGCCTATAATAATGGAAATCGCAGGAGGCTACAGTACTGACTTAGCAGTTGAAGATTATGATTTATGGGTTCGTTTAGCAGATAATAAAGATATCAAGTTCGCAAATATTCCTCTTTCACTTTTACGGTATCGTGTTCATTCAGGTCAGGTTAGTTTTCGTAATTATGATAAAGTTTTTGAACAATCATCCATTATAAAAAAGAAGCAGCTCGTTAACCTAGGAATCCATTTAAATGATAAGGAATTTAGTACGTTTATAGACCTTAATTATTGCAAACGACCTCATTCAACTAAAAATTTTTTAGAGTGTGCTAAGCTGGTCGAAATGCTTTTACAGTCAAATGGATTTACAAAAGTATATTCTACTACAGCCTTGAAATTAACACTGATGCAATACTGGCAGGCGTATGGATATGCGTGCAGTCCGGTTGTTTTGGCAAATGGGATTCTTTTAGTTTTTATTAGGACAATATTTAAATTTAATTTTAATACCTTATATTTTCGGCTGGCGGGGATTAGTTCTTTGGTGCTTTTTAAAAGGGTGATTGGTAAGATCTTTCGCCTTCTTAAAATTTCACATTAA
- a CDS encoding alpha-1,2-fucosyltransferase: MTVGVWILGGLGNQMFQYAMAWSLSRRIGADVRLDLSGFKSYSLRRYALSAFGINADLWEGPSPISGRRMRLRDRWQSLADKGLAPKPGFRLVRERNFFFDPSIKNLNENCYLYGYWQSALYFDDFGGEIRRIFDPTRFAHSGVAAALADVEKPLSVSVHLRRGDYILSSKTQATHGLCEMDYYERAARLMRRCVPGCRFHIFSDDPYAASEMFSGWADALVMDSRSQEEDLLLMSHCQHHIIANSSFSWWAAWLDNSPECIVIAPRNWFTRSVLLRTPVLDLFPDDWILL, from the coding sequence ATGACTGTCGGAGTTTGGATTCTCGGCGGCCTTGGCAACCAGATGTTCCAGTATGCCATGGCATGGTCACTTTCACGACGCATTGGGGCTGACGTGCGTCTCGACCTGTCAGGATTCAAATCATATTCTCTACGAAGATATGCGCTTTCGGCTTTCGGCATTAATGCGGACCTTTGGGAGGGCCCCAGCCCTATTAGCGGCAGACGTATGCGTCTGCGAGATCGCTGGCAGTCACTTGCCGACAAGGGTTTGGCTCCCAAACCAGGATTTCGCCTCGTGCGCGAGCGCAACTTCTTCTTCGATCCATCCATTAAGAATCTGAACGAGAATTGCTACCTTTACGGCTACTGGCAATCGGCATTATACTTCGACGATTTTGGAGGGGAAATACGACGCATCTTCGATCCGACTCGCTTTGCTCATTCGGGCGTGGCCGCAGCTTTAGCCGATGTTGAAAAGCCACTATCGGTATCTGTCCACTTGAGGCGTGGAGACTACATTCTCTCCTCAAAGACGCAGGCTACGCATGGACTTTGCGAAATGGATTATTATGAACGCGCCGCCAGATTAATGCGGCGGTGTGTGCCAGGTTGCCGTTTTCATATCTTCTCTGATGACCCGTATGCAGCCAGTGAAATGTTCTCAGGATGGGCTGATGCCTTGGTTATGGATTCGCGATCACAGGAGGAGGACCTGCTGCTCATGAGTCACTGCCAGCACCACATTATCGCCAATTCGAGTTTTTCGTGGTGGGCGGCTTGGCTCGATAATAGTCCTGAATGTATTGTCATTGCACCAAGAAATTGGTTCACAAGATCCGTGCTCCTTCGCACACCTGTGCTAGATTTGTTCCCTGATGATTGGATACTCTTGTAA